The Callithrix jacchus isolate 240 chromosome X, calJac240_pri, whole genome shotgun sequence genome contains a region encoding:
- the LOC100396651 gene encoding DNA repair protein RAD51 homolog 2-like — MYTGSLPSIDVHWLFAQHSTRTQLGVAVPVTYTAFKVYLEPQNTLACSELKFQLLRMDLAYGIKAQRSADFSPAFFSTTLSALDEALHAGVACGSLTEITGPPGCGKTQFCIMMSILATLSTNMGGLEGAVVYIDTESAFSAERLVEIAESHFPRYFNTEEKLVLASSKVHLYQELTYDEVLQRIESLEEEIISKGIKLVIIDSLASVVNKEFDTQLPGNLKERNKFLAREASSLKYLAEEFSVPAV, encoded by the exons ATGTATACTGGTTCTTTGCCCAGCATAGATGTGCACTGGCTCTTTGCCCAGCATAGCACTAGGACTCAGCTAGGAGTGGCAGTCCCTGTGACCTACACtgcctttaaagtttatttagaaCCCCAAAACACTTTAGCTTGCAGTGAACTCAAATTCCAACTGCTGAGAATGG ACCTGGCTTACGGGATAAAAGCACAGAGGTCTGCTGATTTCTCACCAGCATTCTTTTCTACTACCCTTTCTGCTTTGGATGAAGCCCTGCATGCAGGTGTGGCTTGTGGATCCCTCACAGAGATTACAGGTCCACCAGGTTGTGGAAAAACTCAGTTTTGtataatgatgagcattttagctaCATTATCCACCAATATGGGAGGATTAGAAGGAGCTGTGGTGTACATTGACACAGAGTCAGCATTTAGTGCTGAAAGACTGGTTGAGATAGCAGAATCCCATTTTCCCAGATATTTTAACACTGAAGAAAAATTAGTTTTGGCAAGTAGTAAAGTTCATCTTTATCAGGAGCTCACCTATGATGAAGTTTTACAAAGGATTGAATCTTTGGAAGAAGAAATTATCTCAAAAGGAATTAAACTTGTGATTATTGACTCTCTTGCTTCTGTGGTCAATAAAGAGTTTGATACACAACTTCCAGGcaatctcaaagaaagaaacaaattcttGGCAAGAGAAGCATCTTCCTTGAAGTATTTGGCTGAGGAGTTTTCAGTACCGGCTGTATAG